The nucleotide sequence GGCTGACCGCGCGCAAGAGCCTCATCGAGCCGTACGTCAAGCGCGCGCTCGACGTGGGCATCAAGGCGGGCCGGACCGTCATGACCGAGGCCATCCCGTACTGCCTGATGGGAGGCTACGAGAAGTACGTGGCCGAGCAGATCATCCCGCGTACGCGCATCTACGACGCCGACTGCGTGATCCCCGACTACACGCGCACGCGCATCGACGAGGGCAAGAGCCGCGGGCCGCGGTGCGCCGAGTGCGACTGGCACTCCCGGTGCGAGGGCCCGTGGCGGGAGTACCCCGAGCTGTTCGGCTGGGACGAGTTCGTGCCGGTGAGGAAGGCCCCGTGAGGAGCGAGCGCCTCCTCGTCCTCGTCCTCACCCGGCGCTGCGAGCGCCGCTGCGGGTATTGCCCGCAGTCCTTCGACGAGGCCGACATGTCCGAGGGCGTCCTCGACGCGGCGCTGGACGGCTTCCTGCCGCGGCTCGCCTCGCCGCCGCGGGTCAAGCTGTTCGGCGGCGAGCCCCTGCTGCGGCCGGACCTGGTGACGCGCGCCCTCGAGCGGATCGCGGCCCTGGCTCCGGGGACCGCGGTGGAGCTGCCCACGCACGGCAAGGGGCTTCCCGCGGTGGAGGCGCTGCTGGCCAGGCGCCCCGAGGTGGAGGTCTTCGTCAGCCGGGCCGATCCCCTGGCCGCCCGCCTGCCGGGCGTCGCGCACAACTTCCTGATCCCGCCCGGCGAGTCCCCGGCGGCGGCCGTGCGGCGACTGGCGCTGGCGCGCAAGCGCGGCTACTCGCGCTTCAATTTCCTGCCCGCCTACTTCGTGCCGTGGACGCCCGCGCAGGTCGAGGGGCTGACGCGGTGCTTCGCCGCGATCCGGCTGGCGCTGTCGCGGTGGGCCGGGGCGGGCCGGCCCGTCGAGGTGCTCAACCTCGCTCGGACCGGGACGACGCCGCTGTACAACGACGGGCTGGTGGTGGACACGGACGGAGAGGTGTACAACTCGAACTTGATCCTCGCCGCGGCCGTCCGTCCCCATCGCCGGCGCCTGCGCCTGGGCGACGTGCTCAACGCCGAACGGCTGGCCTCTCGTCCCGCCGCCGACGCGGCGCAGGTCCTGGCCGACGCGTTCCCGCCCGGCGTCCTGGCGTCCACGCGCTCGGTCGACGCGGAGCTGACGGCGTTCTGCCGGGCTCTCGGCTCCTAGCAGGAGGACCGGCGCGGAGACGCCGGAAACGCCGCGCCGGCGCCTTCGAACATCGGATAGCGCATGACCACGCCCCACGCGCCGATGTCCCGGTGCAAGGTCGCGTTGAGCGCCCGCTCGACGAACCGGAGGCAGCCGGCGAAGCCCAGGAAGGGCTGGCTCGACAGGGCGTGGTAGGCGTAGGAGGGATAACCGAGCTCGATGGCGGCCGCCCCGGTCCTCCCTTGCTGGAAGAAGCTGTTGCCGACGATGATGTCGACCGGGCCGGCCTCGGCGAGCGCCGCGTCCCACTGAGCGGAGGTGGGCTGGCATAAAGGGCGTGGCAGGCCCGGGAACCTGTCGGCGAGCCCCCGGGGCATCTTGTCGGGACGGCTCATCAGGGCCGTGGCCGCCACCTCCCAGCCCAGGTCGTCGGCCAGCTGGGCGAGGCCGGCGAACAGGTAGGGATCGGCGGCCAGCGCCACGCGCTTGTGGAGCATCGCCTGCGGGACCACCCATTCCAGGCGCTTGAGGACCGGGGCCAGCTCCGCGGCGATGAGCGCCTCCGCGGCCTTCTTGGGCCTCTTGCAGGCCTCGGCGACGGCGCGGATCCAGTCCTCGGTGGGAAGGAGGCCGAACGGGAGCTCGAGCTCGACGGCCTTCACGCCCAGGCGGTCGGCCAGGACCTTCGCGGCCTTGCGCCCGTAGGGCAAGGACAGGATCGTCCCCGCGGCCTTGACGTCCGAGAGCTCCCCGTACGGGACGTTCCCGAGCCAGACCGACGCGAGCTCCATGCCCAATCCCGCCAGCAGGCGCCGCAGCTCCGCGATGTTGGCGACGTGATCCTGCTCGTTGCGGTCCATCATGTAGCCCACGATGGCGACTTTTTTCGGGTCCGGCGCGGCGTCCTTCAGGTCGACGGCGCGCGCGAGCGCCTCGAGCGCGTCGGCGTAGCCGTCGAGCCAGTCTCCCGACAGCGCGTCGGAGGGCAGGGGCAGGACCGGCTTGGCGCTGTCCTTCGCGGCGCCGCGGACGATGCGCCGGTAATCCACGGCCAGGATCGAGCAGCAGGGCCGAGGCGACAGGAAGAGGACCTTCAAGGCGGGCCGGGCCAAGAGCTCCTTGGCGACGCGGGCGATATCGGGCTCGCGGTCCTTGACCAGGTCGGCGATGTCCTTGTAGGAGTGCTCGAGGCGGTGGGCGGTCCCGCCCGCGGCGTCGAGCAAGGTGGACGCCAGGTCGTGGTTCCCGTAGACGAACTCGGCCTTGGTCATCGAGCATTCGGCCCCGTCGATGAGGAGGCAGGAGTCCGGCACGGCGTTGACGGCCAGCAGCGCGCCGACGAGGTAGGGGGCGTTGAGGCGCTGGGTATCGTCATTGCACGCCATGGTGCCTCCACCGAGTCTCGTAGCGCCGGTGGAACGGAAGCCGGCAGATCCGCAGCAGGCGCCGCAAAGTGCGGACGGCCCCGTCGAAGCCGGGCTCGAAGGCCGCGCGGGAGAAGCGGCTCTTCCCGTTCCGGAGCAGGCGCCGGTCGTGGCAGACGTCGCTGTAGACCGCGGAGAAATCGCCCTCGGACAGGAGGCGGTCGAGCTCCTCCGGCGTGTTGAAGCGCTTCACCCCGGGGACGGCCGGCCGGGACGAGGGCGAGGGCGACCAGAGCAGCAGCTCGACGCCGAACCCCATCTCCCGGACCATCGGCAGGAGGGGAAGGCCTCCCAGGGAGCGTCCGTCCGACAAGGCCGCGGCGTCCGCCTCCGGGATGACGAACGCGAGGCGATGGCGGGCCGCGCTCGCGCGCAAGGCCCGCCACGTCCGGCGCAGCCCGCGGTAGCGCTCGCCGAAGGCCTCCTCGAACCTCTCCGGACGGCCCGCGGCGGCCGCGACGGCCTTGAGCCAATTCCGGGTCCCGAGGAGGCCGTAGGGGGACTCCGGCGAGATGAACTTCAGCCCCGGTCCCTTGGCGAGCTCGGCGAAGATCACGCCGTATTCCGAGCGGGGGGACAGGACCTGCAGGCCCGACTCGCGCAGCTTCACGAGGCTCGTGTAGGTCCAGCCGGGGAGGATGCTCTGGCCGACCTCGAGGCCCAGCTCCGCGACGAGCCCGGCCAGCTCGGCGCGCGGGCGGCCGCTCGGGAAGCCGATGAGATCGACCTTGTTCGGATCGGAGGCCGTCTCGAGGTAGCGCGGGCTGGAGAAGGCCTGGGCGATGGCGGTCTTCAGGATCGCGATCTCGGGGTTCAGGGCCGTCGCGGCGGCGATGGCGAAATCGTATTTGCGGCGCATCCGCTCCAGGACCTTGGAGACGTCGTCGCCGATGACCGCGGGCACGCAATAGGACCGGATGACGAGCAGGTCGGGCTTGGGATTGCGCCGCAGGAAATCCTCGACCATCGCCTCCAGCCGCTCGACCCCGCCGCCGCGGATGACGTCCTCGAGGCCGGAGTCGGTGCTGAGCTGCGCGACGCGGGGGCCGTCGTTGCCCTCCCGCAAAGTCCCCTCGTTGTGCTTGCGCTCCCAGAACCCGAACGGCCCGGAGAGGAAGACGAACCAGCACTCCCAGTCGCCGTGGTGGACGAACAGCGCCCCCTGCGGGAACCCGCCGACCGCGGAGGTCTCGTCGAGGAAGAACTGCACGGACTGGTCGGGCGCCGCCGCGGTCCCGCCCGCGCCGTCCGGCCACGCCTGAGGCGGGCCGCCGTCCCCCGGCCGGGCGC is from Elusimicrobiota bacterium and encodes:
- a CDS encoding AAA family ATPase, which translates into the protein MAVMEKLAFFGKGGIGKSTISANLSAILASEGRKILHIGCDPKHDSTLALTEDASILTFQERHQASHFTSLTAAEVLTKGKFGIDCVEAGGPEPGLGCAGYGINQLLETLERLDLMSPAKYDTVIFDILGDVVCGGFAAPLRQGFADKIFIVASEEMAALYAANNIAKAVRTYTANGAVLGGLIVNMRDPEVDREMLERFARLLNTRILGFVPRDPIVREAEYLRKTLIEHDPGSGLVRVFKDLAAAVAAVAPGEIGAPTPMDDRLFTELSLRQFRSPPMRAQAGSGAAAPAKTERRPEREKAQARRVGGPRSLESFSKLLKLEDRWRLESAFLSPDGCIGLGVKGEDKSELVVVLKPTEIEGTFIKTPNFGLCFQGAGNPTPAAESLLRRTASRLGLVPLRTLQRVLERDPGAVGAVSAPAGAGNGRARPGDGGPPQAWPDGAGGTAAAPDQSVQFFLDETSAVGGFPQGALFVHHGDWECWFVFLSGPFGFWERKHNEGTLREGNDGPRVAQLSTDSGLEDVIRGGGVERLEAMVEDFLRRNPKPDLLVIRSYCVPAVIGDDVSKVLERMRRKYDFAIAAATALNPEIAILKTAIAQAFSSPRYLETASDPNKVDLIGFPSGRPRAELAGLVAELGLEVGQSILPGWTYTSLVKLRESGLQVLSPRSEYGVIFAELAKGPGLKFISPESPYGLLGTRNWLKAVAAAAGRPERFEEAFGERYRGLRRTWRALRASAARHRLAFVIPEADAAALSDGRSLGGLPLLPMVREMGFGVELLLWSPSPSSRPAVPGVKRFNTPEELDRLLSEGDFSAVYSDVCHDRRLLRNGKSRFSRAAFEPGFDGAVRTLRRLLRICRLPFHRRYETRWRHHGVQ